The following coding sequences are from one Granulicella sp. L56 window:
- a CDS encoding glycoside hydrolase family 28 protein, whose translation MLLDRRKLLSKTLQGSVVAGFTGILPFAEAKTPAQKGTTLPFWNVRTFGATGDGKTTDSAAINKAIEAAAAAGGGTVYVPAGTYSCYSLRLKSFVCLYLDQGATILAASTSLEGTTSGGYDAAEPQDAWEPYQDYGHNHWHNSLIWGEDIHDFSIMGPGLIWGKGLSRGHSNDTDLPDTSKPGVGNKAIALKNCFNVILRDFSILKGGWFGVLATGVDNLTIDNLKIDTNRDGIDIDCCRNVRISNCTVNSPIDDGICPKSSFALGYARPTENLTITNCFVTGSYEIGSILDGTWKRLPDSFAPYATGRIKCGTESNGGFRNITISNCVFEHSRGFALETVDGALCEDITFTGITMRGSMNSPMFLRLGRRMRGPSDAKIGTLRRVIISNITSYDAVQLPSILSGVPGYPIEDVKISDLYLHQVGGADSTMTRIQPPEGEKEYPEPTMFGVLPATGFFFRHVKNLELSNIEIATEKPDARPALALVNVEGADIFRLRVPRPSNSPIFSLREVTDFRVFGSQFIRDTILPTVDEKVL comes from the coding sequence ATGTTGCTAGATCGTCGGAAACTTCTTTCCAAAACCCTTCAGGGCTCAGTAGTCGCAGGCTTCACGGGTATCTTACCTTTTGCAGAAGCGAAGACTCCTGCCCAGAAAGGAACCACGCTTCCATTCTGGAATGTCCGCACCTTCGGTGCAACCGGCGACGGGAAAACGACCGATAGCGCAGCGATCAATAAGGCAATCGAGGCTGCCGCAGCAGCGGGAGGGGGAACTGTCTACGTTCCGGCAGGAACATATAGCTGCTACTCCCTGCGGTTGAAGAGTTTCGTCTGCCTATATCTCGACCAAGGTGCGACAATCTTGGCGGCATCGACCTCTCTTGAGGGCACAACAAGCGGTGGCTACGACGCCGCCGAGCCTCAGGATGCATGGGAGCCCTATCAGGATTACGGGCACAATCACTGGCATAACAGCCTCATCTGGGGCGAGGATATTCACGATTTCTCAATCATGGGGCCTGGCCTTATATGGGGCAAAGGACTCAGCCGTGGCCATTCTAATGATACGGATTTACCAGATACGAGCAAACCTGGCGTCGGAAACAAGGCCATTGCATTGAAGAATTGCTTTAATGTCATTCTTCGCGATTTCTCGATTTTGAAGGGAGGATGGTTCGGAGTGCTAGCGACGGGCGTCGATAATCTGACCATTGACAATCTGAAAATCGATACTAATCGGGATGGAATAGATATCGATTGCTGCCGGAACGTACGCATCTCCAATTGCACAGTGAACTCTCCTATTGATGACGGTATCTGTCCAAAGAGTTCCTTTGCTCTTGGTTATGCGCGGCCTACCGAAAATCTTACGATTACCAACTGTTTTGTGACAGGGAGCTATGAAATAGGCTCGATCCTCGACGGCACCTGGAAGCGGTTGCCTGATTCTTTCGCTCCTTACGCAACCGGCCGGATTAAATGCGGAACAGAGTCGAACGGCGGCTTTCGCAATATCACCATCTCTAATTGCGTCTTCGAGCACTCACGCGGCTTTGCACTGGAGACGGTCGATGGAGCGTTGTGCGAGGACATCACCTTCACTGGAATCACCATGCGCGGCTCGATGAACTCGCCGATGTTTTTGCGCCTGGGGCGGCGCATGCGTGGCCCCTCTGACGCGAAGATAGGAACACTTCGGCGGGTCATTATCAGCAACATCACCAGTTATGATGCAGTCCAACTACCGTCGATACTGAGCGGAGTTCCTGGCTATCCCATCGAAGATGTTAAGATAAGCGACCTGTATCTGCACCAAGTGGGTGGTGCCGACTCTACTATGACACGGATTCAGCCGCCGGAGGGCGAGAAGGAATATCCGGAGCCGACAATGTTCGGGGTTCTTCCTGCCACCGGCTTCTTCTTCCGGCATGTGAAGAATCTGGAATTATCCAATATAGAAATTGCCACGGAGAAGCCGGATGCACGTCCTGCACTCGCGTTGGTGAACGTAGAAGGTGCGGATATCTTCCGGCTTCGTGTTCCGCGGCCCTCCAATTCTCCAATCTTTTCATTGAGAGAGGTGACGGATTTTCGAGTCTTTGGCAGCCAGTTTATCCGAGACACGATTCTGCCTACAGTTGACGAAAAGGTCCTTTAA
- a CDS encoding TonB-dependent receptor, whose product MTGQIGGTVSDSTGAAVVAVTISIENTDIHQQRTTVTNSTGAFVFTELLPGHYNLSIAASGFDAYRQEGILLTATERNVVRPITLQVGSRTEAISVTGDVAPVETQSSERSGTISSRQVTELPTIGRNFLSLLSLVPGVIQSNSADSPNSGSLDSVTINGSRDQSISLLLDGVPTMDTGNQSGTPQVPSLESIGEVKILTSNYQAEYGGGYGGVITVVTKAGNSSLHGGGYYFFRNEALNANNFFNKRDGTPRPRYRYNFPGYYIGGPVYIPHLFPRKDKLFFFFSQEFLPVTAPNGLVRGTVPTALERSGDFSQTVDTNGQVIPIIDPKTGKQYPGNVVPSGDINAAGQALLNYFPLPNAVDPNHTFNEVLQSTQSTKYRFEVLRLDYTINAGNQVWVRGNNSLNNTSGPQTWSGDSGWPHFNITANSPADGLVGSWIHTFGNTMVNEATAGVSHFKQFQAVPASSAAANDRTLLGVTIPQFYPKNNPYNVLPNATFGSVPNPLNILYESRFPFTGSNNDAVYFDNLSKVIGAHNLKAGIYVEHTARNGTAYSPLNSFNGSIDFSRNSNNPYDTNYAYSNALIGSINGYSESNNRPVAADRYTDVEWFAQDNWRTTKRLTLDLGVRFYEIGPTNQGNGQSLAGFVPSSFNPADAPKLIRPVLAPDGTRVGFNPATGQLVAPVLIGSLAPGSGTFFEGMQIFKGHILNGSGVHILPRIGFAYDVFGDGKTAIRGGFGMFPGRVADDRGGDFLSQPPVQQLLNIYNTTISQLSPSSLITSPDSVLGIQRSFTPPTTYNFSLGVQRDIGFQTVFGAAYVGAVSRHLMQQNNLNAVPYGAQFSAAGQDPTLPGQYLPLDFLRPLSGFEDVLYETFSGTANYNSLQMTATRRSGNHLTYGVAYTYSKSMDFTDGDQSGALNPFINPRIRNYGKAGTDRTHDLVFNFDGNLPTWHENRAVRSVLGNWELSGITSLISGTPQGISYTSTTTTNITGGGGSGVDSRVNLVGNPHLSRGDRTNSRSFNTASIAEPAPGTFGIGDAPKDIFRGPGIENLDLSLMKNFLLTHSDRVHLQFRLEGYNVFNHTQFTSVDTNARFDGSGNQVNGDFGAYTAAANPRRLQLGVKASF is encoded by the coding sequence TTGACGGGTCAGATTGGCGGAACGGTCTCTGATTCTACGGGCGCAGCCGTAGTTGCAGTGACGATCTCAATCGAGAACACGGATATTCACCAACAGCGCACAACGGTCACGAATTCAACTGGAGCTTTTGTATTCACCGAGTTGCTTCCCGGACACTACAACCTCTCGATCGCAGCTAGTGGATTCGATGCATATCGGCAGGAAGGAATCCTTTTAACTGCCACCGAACGCAATGTTGTGCGCCCGATCACTCTGCAGGTGGGTTCCAGGACCGAAGCTATATCCGTTACCGGTGACGTAGCTCCGGTTGAAACCCAGAGTAGCGAACGTTCGGGAACGATTAGCAGTCGGCAGGTGACGGAATTGCCGACCATCGGCCGAAATTTCCTCTCGCTGCTGAGTTTAGTACCGGGCGTGATCCAATCGAATAGCGCAGATTCGCCTAACTCCGGCAGTCTCGACAGTGTCACAATTAATGGCAGTCGCGACCAGAGCATCAGTCTTCTCCTGGATGGGGTGCCCACGATGGATACCGGTAACCAATCCGGGACGCCCCAGGTGCCGAGCCTTGAGTCGATCGGCGAGGTCAAGATTCTTACTTCGAACTATCAGGCGGAATACGGAGGCGGCTATGGGGGGGTCATCACAGTGGTGACGAAGGCCGGTAACTCCTCTCTGCATGGAGGCGGTTATTACTTCTTCCGCAATGAAGCCTTAAACGCCAACAACTTCTTTAATAAGAGAGACGGTACTCCCCGTCCACGCTACCGGTATAACTTCCCCGGCTACTATATTGGAGGACCTGTCTACATTCCCCATTTATTTCCGAGGAAAGACAAGCTGTTCTTCTTTTTTTCCCAGGAGTTCCTTCCAGTGACGGCTCCCAATGGCCTGGTACGCGGCACTGTCCCGACCGCGCTCGAGCGTTCAGGCGACTTCTCGCAGACGGTTGACACGAACGGACAGGTCATCCCCATCATTGATCCGAAGACTGGCAAGCAGTATCCGGGTAATGTCGTCCCCTCCGGAGATATCAACGCCGCAGGTCAGGCCCTGCTCAACTACTTTCCGTTGCCAAACGCTGTCGATCCTAACCATACGTTTAATGAAGTGCTGCAGAGTACACAGTCGACCAAGTACCGGTTTGAGGTGTTGCGTCTGGACTACACCATCAACGCCGGCAATCAAGTCTGGGTTCGTGGAAACAATAGCCTCAATAACACTAGCGGGCCACAGACTTGGTCGGGTGATTCGGGCTGGCCCCATTTCAACATCACGGCGAACTCCCCAGCCGATGGCCTGGTGGGAAGCTGGATTCATACCTTTGGAAATACTATGGTCAACGAAGCGACTGCGGGCGTGAGCCATTTCAAGCAATTTCAGGCTGTGCCCGCATCTTCAGCTGCAGCCAATGATCGCACGCTGCTCGGAGTAACCATTCCGCAGTTTTATCCTAAAAACAATCCTTACAATGTGCTTCCAAACGCAACCTTCGGCAGTGTTCCAAATCCTCTGAACATCTTATATGAAAGCCGCTTCCCCTTCACTGGGTCCAACAATGATGCCGTGTACTTCGACAATCTTTCAAAAGTGATCGGCGCACACAATTTGAAAGCCGGAATTTACGTTGAGCATACTGCGCGCAACGGCACAGCGTATTCTCCGCTGAACTCCTTCAACGGCTCGATTGATTTCAGCCGAAACTCCAATAACCCATATGACACCAACTATGCGTATTCCAACGCGCTTATTGGCTCGATTAACGGATATTCCGAATCGAACAATCGGCCGGTAGCCGCGGATCGGTATACCGATGTCGAATGGTTTGCGCAGGACAATTGGCGCACGACAAAACGTCTCACCCTCGATCTGGGCGTTCGCTTCTATGAAATCGGGCCTACTAACCAAGGGAACGGTCAATCGCTTGCAGGGTTTGTACCATCGTCCTTCAACCCGGCCGATGCGCCAAAGTTGATCCGACCCGTTTTGGCTCCGGACGGAACGCGTGTTGGATTCAATCCGGCGACGGGACAGCTTGTAGCACCGGTATTGATCGGCAGTCTGGCGCCAGGTTCTGGGACTTTCTTTGAAGGTATGCAGATCTTCAAAGGCCATATCCTGAACGGCAGCGGTGTGCATATCCTTCCCAGAATAGGTTTTGCCTACGATGTCTTCGGTGACGGAAAGACCGCAATCCGCGGTGGCTTCGGCATGTTTCCTGGAAGAGTTGCCGACGATCGAGGCGGGGATTTTCTCTCTCAGCCGCCGGTCCAGCAGTTGTTGAACATCTACAATACCACCATCTCGCAACTATCACCGTCTTCGCTTATCACGAGTCCTGATTCGGTTCTCGGAATTCAGCGTAGTTTTACACCTCCAACCACCTATAACTTTAGCTTAGGAGTACAACGCGATATTGGTTTCCAAACCGTGTTCGGGGCTGCCTATGTGGGCGCTGTCTCTCGTCATCTAATGCAGCAGAACAATTTGAATGCTGTTCCTTATGGAGCGCAGTTCTCCGCCGCTGGCCAGGACCCAACCCTCCCTGGGCAATATCTCCCGCTCGACTTCCTCCGCCCTTTGAGCGGATTTGAAGATGTGCTTTACGAGACGTTTTCTGGGACGGCCAACTACAACTCATTGCAAATGACCGCCACCCGCCGGTCGGGAAATCATCTGACGTATGGCGTTGCCTACACTTACTCGAAATCCATGGACTTTACCGATGGAGATCAAAGTGGTGCTCTTAACCCCTTCATCAATCCGCGCATTCGCAACTATGGAAAAGCCGGAACCGACAGGACACATGATTTGGTCTTCAATTTTGATGGGAATCTGCCTACCTGGCATGAGAATCGTGCAGTACGATCCGTCTTAGGCAACTGGGAGTTGTCCGGCATTACGTCTCTGATCAGCGGAACACCGCAAGGCATCTCCTACACCAGCACAACGACCACGAATATCACCGGGGGGGGAGGCTCAGGCGTGGACAGCCGCGTGAACCTTGTCGGCAATCCGCATCTATCGCGTGGCGACCGTACAAATTCCCGTTCTTTCAACACCGCTTCAATTGCTGAGCCAGCGCCCGGAACCTTCGGCATTGGTGATGCGCCCAAGGATATCTTCCGGGGTCCGGGCATCGAAAACCTCGATCTGTCTCTGATGAAGAACTTCCTTCTTACTCACAGCGATCGTGTCCATCTTCAGTTTCGGCTTGAGGGGTACAACGTCTTCAATCACACGCAGTTCACCTCCGTCGATACGAATGCACGCTTCGACGGATCGGGTAACCAGGTCAACGGTGATTTCGGGGCGTATACCGCAGCAGCGAATCCGAGAAGACTTCAATTGGGGGTGAAAGCGTCCTTCTAA